A segment of the Bacteroidales bacterium genome:
ATCCTGAACTCTCTTGTACTGGTGATCTGCAGGAAGTGCCTAATCATTGGGGCGTTTTTAAAGATATTTATTGTGCGGGAAATGATAAAACTTTTGAATTCATTGAAGATGTGTTGGATGAGGTTATCGATTTATTCCCAGGTTCTTATATTCATATTGGTGGCGATGAAGCTCCAAAAGACCGTTGGGAGGAGTGTGCGAAATGCCAAGCCAGAATGCAAAAAGAAGGTTTGGAAAATGAACACGAATTGCAAAGTTATTTTATCAAACGAATTGATAAATACCTGAGTTCAAAAGGAAAAAAATTATTAGGCTGGGATGAGATTTTAGAAGGTGGTTTAGCCAAGAATGCTACGGTAATGTCGTGGCGAGGAATGACCGGAGGAATTGCTGCTGCTCGTCAGGGAAACCATGTGGTTATGACTCCGGGAACGCACTGTTATTTCGACCACTATCAAGCGGATAAGGATTTTGAACCCAAGGCCATTGGTGGATATACTTCTTTAAAGAAAGTCTATGAATTTGAACCTGTTCCCGAAGATTTGTTTACCGAGCAGAAAGAATTGATTTTAGGCGCTCAAGGAAATGTATGGACAGAGTATATGCATACAACAGATCAGGTGGAATATATGATCTTACCACGAATGCTAGCGCTTTCAGAAGTTCTCTGGGGAAAGAAAGATGCTAAAAATTGGTCTGCTTTTCAAGAACGACTTCAAGATCATTTTAAGCTTTTTGATAAAAAAGGATATCGCTATTCCAAAGGGACTTATCGCCTTAGTTTTGAAATGAGTTTTGATAGTGTTGAAAATCAAAAAAAGGTGGAGATTATCTCTGAGCAATATCAAGCTAAGATTTACTATGCGCTAAATGGTTTAGAGCCTGATACCACTTCATTTTTATATGAAGGTCCAATATCAGTTTCTTCGCAAGACAGTATTATTACGGCAGGTATCTTTGAGCAAGGAGAACTTTTGAGAGCTGTTAGCGTGTTTAAAATAAGGTAAAAATACCAATAGCGATTATCCCGAAAGGCAGGTCGTAAATTGCTTTTAAGGGGCTCTTTTTATTTTAGCTAATTCTTCTCGGTTTTACCAAGTACAAATTGATTGTATAAAAATAGTGCAATAATAGTTCCAACTCCAATGGTACTGAAGATTATCCAAATACTATAAGGGTGATAAGTGTCCCAAAGCATATTTGTTAAACCTCTTTGGTCGGTGTGTAGCAATTCGGCTGCTTTTTTAAAATAATCGTTTTGTGTAAAAGATTGACTGATAGCAGGTATATCCAAACCGCGTTTTGCCATTTCTATTTGTAGCAAACTTACTTTGTCGGATGTTGATTGGTAAACAGGACCTGAAAAAATACCCGCAAGGTAGTTACCAACGGCTACTGGTAAAAAAGAAGTCCCCATATATAATGCTTCTTTATTTTTTGGAGCAATGCGTCCAATATATTCTGTAAATTTTGGTGAACTTGCCATTTCTCCTAAAGAAAAGATAAGAATAGCAGCTATGATATAAAAACCATTATTGGTTCCGAATGATAAGCCAATACCCACAGACATGACAGCAATACCTGTTATTATAGCATTTATAGGTTTTAGTTTCATTACGAGTGTAGAAATAATAATTTGAAAGAGAATGATAAATCCGGCATCTAAATTCACCATCATTTCTGGAGCAATTATACCTTCCTTTGTTCCTACTGCAGAAGCTATTGTGGGAGAGAAGCTATTAATCCAGTCATAGATCATCTCGGTATTTACCCATTGATCAATAAAGTTTGGTAATGTATAGAACAGTTGGTTAAACATAGTCCAAAAGCCAATCATAATTATTAGAAACAATGTAAGCTTTATGTCTGAAAGAGCAACAACAATATTTTTAAGTGACTTTGTCAGAGAGATGAGAAATGGATCTGAATTCTTAACCCTGTCAGGCTCTTTATAAAAAAGAAGTACCAGTACAATATTGACAAGAATTGCAGATGCTGCCATCAAGAAAACAATATGCCAACCATAAATATGTCTTAATTTTGATGAAAATACCGGACCTATAAAACCACCAATATTCACTATCATATAAAATATTCCAAATCCTATGGATGATGTAGATTCGTCAGTTGTTTTTGTAACTGTTGCTGATACTATTGGTTTAAAAATTGCGGCTCCAAGTGCGACAAATAAAAACGTAACATAAACAGCCGTATAACTTCTAAATTGTCCCATTAGATAATACGAGGAGGCTAAAATTACAAATGCAATAATGAGCATTTTTTTGTAGCCAAAGCGATCGGCAAGAGCACCTGTAAATAGTGGAAGAAAATATAAAATGGCGGTCACAGTCCCCATAATACTTCCCTTTTGTGTTTGGCTAAATCCTAAAGCTCCTGTATCTGTAGACTGAGTAAGATATAGTGCTAATACAGTAAATAAACCATACCAAGCCCAACGCTCAAATAGCTCCATAGAGTTAGCAATCCAGAAAGTACGAGGGAATTTTTTAAAAGTGGTAACGATAGAACTCATAGGATTAGAATTTTTTACTCGGGCAAAAATAACAGAAGCAAATTGATTTTCAAGTAAAATGCCAAATTTTGTTTTAGATTTGTATGCTTTAAAGACAAAGTTATGCTTGTAAAACTATATCCGGAAAATCCATCACAACGACATTTATCCACTATTTATGAGTGTTTAATGGATGGAGGAGTTATTATTTATCCAACAGATACTGTTTATAGTTTTGGAGGAAATAGTTTGAGTATGAAAGCACTAGATAAAATTGCTCGTCTCAAAGGGATTAAAAAGGAAAAAGCGAATTTTTCTTTAGTATTTAACGACTTAACTCATCTTTCAAATTATACACGTCCCTTTGATAAAACTACATTCAAGCTTCTGAAGAAGCATTTACCGGGTCCTTTTACTTTTATTCTAGAGGCTAATAATCAAATTCCTAAATTATTTCAAAATAGGAAGAAGAGTATTGGTATTCGTATTCCGAATCATCCCATTCCCATGGAAATTGTGAGAATGCTTGGAAATCCAATGTTTTCGGCTTCTATCCATGCTGATGATAGCATTATCGAATATGAAACTGATCCTGAAATTCTTTATGATGCGTGGGGAGACAAAGTAGATATTGTGATTGATGCAGGATTTAGTGGTAATATGGCTTCTACCGTGGTAGATTGCAACGGTGGTGGTATAGAGATTATCCGACAAGGAAAAGGGGAGCTGGAATTTTAATCTGTAATTCAAAAAATAATATACTTGATTTCTTAACATTTTCTACCTTTTTAAGACGTAAATAATTTGTAATTTCGCAGCTCATTTTAAAAAGATACCGTGTCCGATAGCATAGTCATTATCCCAACTTATAACGAGAAAGAGAATATAGAAAGTATTATTCGTGCTGTTTTCTC
Coding sequences within it:
- a CDS encoding family 20 glycosylhydrolase, with protein sequence PELSCTGDLQEVPNHWGVFKDIYCAGNDKTFEFIEDVLDEVIDLFPGSYIHIGGDEAPKDRWEECAKCQARMQKEGLENEHELQSYFIKRIDKYLSSKGKKLLGWDEILEGGLAKNATVMSWRGMTGGIAAARQGNHVVMTPGTHCYFDHYQADKDFEPKAIGGYTSLKKVYEFEPVPEDLFTEQKELILGAQGNVWTEYMHTTDQVEYMILPRMLALSEVLWGKKDAKNWSAFQERLQDHFKLFDKKGYRYSKGTYRLSFEMSFDSVENQKKVEIISEQYQAKIYYALNGLEPDTTSFLYEGPISVSSQDSIITAGIFEQGELLRAVSVFKIR
- a CDS encoding MFS transporter; its protein translation is MSSIVTTFKKFPRTFWIANSMELFERWAWYGLFTVLALYLTQSTDTGALGFSQTQKGSIMGTVTAILYFLPLFTGALADRFGYKKMLIIAFVILASSYYLMGQFRSYTAVYVTFLFVALGAAIFKPIVSATVTKTTDESTSSIGFGIFYMIVNIGGFIGPVFSSKLRHIYGWHIVFLMAASAILVNIVLVLLFYKEPDRVKNSDPFLISLTKSLKNIVVALSDIKLTLFLIIMIGFWTMFNQLFYTLPNFIDQWVNTEMIYDWINSFSPTIASAVGTKEGIIAPEMMVNLDAGFIILFQIIISTLVMKLKPINAIITGIAVMSVGIGLSFGTNNGFYIIAAILIFSLGEMASSPKFTEYIGRIAPKNKEALYMGTSFLPVAVGNYLAGIFSGPVYQSTSDKVSLLQIEMAKRGLDIPAISQSFTQNDYFKKAAELLHTDQRGLTNMLWDTYHPYSIWIIFSTIGVGTIIALFLYNQFVLGKTEKN
- a CDS encoding threonylcarbamoyl-AMP synthase translates to MLVKLYPENPSQRHLSTIYECLMDGGVIIYPTDTVYSFGGNSLSMKALDKIARLKGIKKEKANFSLVFNDLTHLSNYTRPFDKTTFKLLKKHLPGPFTFILEANNQIPKLFQNRKKSIGIRIPNHPIPMEIVRMLGNPMFSASIHADDSIIEYETDPEILYDAWGDKVDIVIDAGFSGNMASTVVDCNGGGIEIIRQGKGELEF